From Arcticibacter tournemirensis, one genomic window encodes:
- a CDS encoding DUF6377 domain-containing protein, whose amino-acid sequence MFRSFLIQPVKRIIPVLIGFQSVLMCGVAFAKPDSLLSELDNVINTEKQFTDKKKAFLNKITQRLSRTDLAETGKYEVYSTLAKEYEGFISDSAKLYGRKALQAAQQLGDSEKIRDSKIQLARVMARVAMFSDAVGLLDEINKGQLSSPQRIACYKAYIETYIYWIEFQRGNDIDLLVKKRNDYQDSLLSYLPADGYEYAINFGTKCIESGHFQQAENILLACIPSVKQDTREYSVLASILAYLYEKKGETQKQQKYLAMSATSDIRAAIKENLALRELATLLYGKGDTERANSYIKKSLEDANFYNARLRNIQTSRVLPIIDKAYQLDREKYQQKLRVLLVIVSVLSLVLLIGIVFIFRQMRALAKAQKEILQINSKLNELNEELKAANEQQKQTNIHLAEANHIKEKFISQFLEICTEHIEKLDAFKLMVHRKIKAGQINDLLKITSTSEDSMKEQKSLYASFDKAFLNIYPDFVKELNKMLRLEEQYPLNDGKSLNQELRVFALIRLGITDSNKIATFLHYSLRTIYNYRSKVKSKSLNQEVDFEEKVRQIGLLE is encoded by the coding sequence ATGTTTAGAAGTTTTCTTATTCAACCTGTTAAGCGGATCATTCCGGTGCTGATAGGTTTTCAGTCAGTCCTAATGTGTGGTGTTGCTTTTGCTAAGCCCGATTCTTTGCTATCTGAACTTGATAATGTAATCAACACCGAAAAGCAGTTTACAGATAAGAAGAAGGCCTTTCTAAATAAAATCACTCAACGGTTAAGTCGTACTGATTTGGCTGAGACTGGAAAGTATGAAGTGTATAGTACATTGGCAAAAGAATATGAAGGGTTTATAAGCGATTCGGCTAAGTTATACGGCAGGAAAGCGTTGCAAGCTGCGCAACAATTGGGCGATTCCGAAAAAATAAGGGACAGCAAGATTCAGCTTGCCAGGGTCATGGCGCGGGTAGCAATGTTTTCAGATGCTGTTGGCCTGTTGGATGAAATAAATAAAGGGCAACTATCTTCCCCACAGCGTATAGCCTGTTATAAGGCGTATATTGAGACATATATTTACTGGATCGAATTTCAGAGAGGAAATGATATCGACCTCCTGGTAAAAAAGCGGAATGACTATCAGGATTCCCTTCTAAGTTATCTCCCCGCCGATGGGTATGAATATGCGATCAATTTCGGTACTAAATGTATCGAGTCGGGGCACTTTCAGCAGGCAGAGAATATCCTTCTAGCCTGCATTCCTTCTGTTAAGCAAGACACACGCGAGTATTCAGTCCTGGCCTCTATTCTTGCCTATTTGTATGAAAAGAAAGGAGAAACACAAAAACAACAGAAATATCTGGCCATGTCGGCTACTTCTGATATTAGGGCTGCAATAAAAGAAAATTTGGCCCTCAGGGAACTCGCCACACTTCTCTATGGTAAGGGCGATACTGAGAGGGCGAACTCCTATATCAAGAAAAGTCTGGAGGACGCCAATTTTTATAATGCCCGCTTACGAAATATTCAAACGTCCAGGGTGCTTCCTATTATTGATAAAGCTTACCAGCTTGATAGGGAGAAATATCAGCAGAAATTGAGGGTGCTTCTGGTGATAGTTAGCGTATTGTCTTTAGTATTGTTGATTGGTATTGTGTTTATTTTCAGGCAAATGAGGGCTCTGGCAAAAGCGCAGAAAGAAATATTACAGATTAACAGCAAGCTGAATGAGCTAAATGAGGAACTCAAAGCTGCAAATGAACAACAAAAGCAAACTAATATTCACCTCGCGGAAGCTAATCATATCAAGGAAAAATTCATCAGTCAGTTTCTCGAAATCTGTACAGAACATATAGAAAAGCTTGATGCCTTCAAATTAATGGTTCACCGAAAGATAAAGGCCGGACAGATTAATGACCTTCTTAAAATTACATCAACATCTGAAGATTCGATGAAAGAGCAGAAATCGCTCTATGCCAGCTTTGATAAAGCATTTTTGAATATCTACCCCGATTTCGTTAAAGAGCTTAACAAAATGCTTCGCCTGGAAGAACAATATCCACTGAATGACGGAAAATCGCTAAACCAGGAACTGCGTGTGTTTGCCCTTATCAGGCTCGGCATTACAGACAGCAATAAAATAGCTACTTTTTTACACTACTCCCTCCGGACTATTTACAATTACAGAAGTAAGGTGAAATCGAAATCTCTTAACCAGGAGGTTGATTTTGAAGAGAAGGTGCGGCAAATCGGTCTGCTGGAATAG
- a CDS encoding PQQ-dependent sugar dehydrogenase: MQRKTFILLFILLTFFYPEAYPQKLHGPYGEEFKSKIIAKGLSDPWEIVYGPDNFLWITESKGYKVSRINPENGERAVVLDLNDKKNFPRYDKVPDSIDNGKPWPQGGLMGMALHPQLLKGKPYVYLMYIYNDPAVNSTNDGGKPGWGGHFFTGRIVCYQYNEKNHSLINPVTICDSIPQSNDHNGGRLRIAPLDGVDYLFYSVGDMGAGQFDNGGRTNHAQNTNKYEGKIHRFNLTPDSDFDVYDRWIPNDNPFNSERQNAVWSYGHRNPQGLAAARIKGKDYLYSSEHGPFSDDEINIIEKGKNYGHPLIIGYNDNNYNGFSAGVSDRDSLPGKWHTTYPEIVSEEQNAEKIGLDNYRDPIKSMYVAEGSFLNKIFIATKEKTGEKPDWPAVAPSGIEVYTSDAIAGWKNSLLVASLKEGRVVRLKLNKNGDGISGDTISYFKGKARYRDIAVSPDGKNIYVVTDSSSVTSGPSGEDPEGSSLRGVVIQFTWQKGGADLDGIEEKAGAVNDQKSAKKLLSELIKSIKSMDGGTARKVMFSPEMKLAFNLLIKRRLTPEDIQLTKKLTSGLVNSIKQQDN; this comes from the coding sequence ATGCAACGGAAAACCTTTATCCTGCTTTTTATTCTATTGACTTTTTTTTACCCGGAAGCTTATCCGCAGAAACTCCACGGACCATATGGTGAGGAGTTTAAATCTAAAATTATAGCAAAAGGATTAAGCGATCCCTGGGAGATTGTTTATGGTCCTGATAATTTTCTATGGATAACCGAATCAAAGGGGTATAAGGTAAGCCGGATCAATCCGGAGAACGGTGAACGGGCAGTTGTACTTGATTTAAATGATAAAAAGAATTTTCCAAGGTATGATAAGGTTCCTGATTCAATAGATAATGGAAAACCATGGCCGCAGGGGGGATTAATGGGAATGGCTTTGCATCCTCAGTTACTTAAGGGAAAGCCTTATGTGTATCTCATGTACATCTACAACGACCCGGCAGTAAATTCAACAAATGATGGAGGAAAGCCTGGTTGGGGAGGACATTTTTTTACAGGCCGGATCGTTTGCTACCAGTACAACGAAAAGAATCATAGCCTTATAAATCCTGTAACGATTTGTGACTCTATCCCTCAAAGCAATGATCATAATGGCGGCAGGCTGCGCATAGCGCCCCTTGATGGCGTCGATTATCTTTTTTATTCCGTTGGGGATATGGGAGCGGGACAGTTTGACAATGGAGGAAGAACAAATCATGCTCAAAATACAAATAAATATGAAGGAAAGATCCATCGATTTAATCTTACTCCCGACAGTGATTTTGACGTATACGACAGGTGGATACCCAACGACAATCCCTTTAATTCCGAAAGACAAAATGCGGTATGGAGCTACGGGCATCGCAACCCTCAGGGACTTGCAGCGGCCAGGATAAAGGGAAAAGACTATTTATACTCATCGGAACATGGTCCCTTCTCTGACGATGAGATCAATATTATTGAGAAAGGAAAGAACTACGGGCACCCTTTGATCATAGGATATAACGACAATAATTATAACGGATTTTCAGCTGGCGTTTCGGACCGCGATAGTCTGCCGGGTAAGTGGCATACTACTTATCCCGAGATTGTAAGCGAAGAGCAAAATGCAGAAAAGATAGGGTTAGATAATTACCGGGATCCCATAAAGAGCATGTACGTTGCCGAAGGTAGTTTCCTAAATAAGATATTTATAGCAACAAAAGAAAAGACCGGTGAAAAGCCTGACTGGCCGGCTGTTGCGCCTTCTGGTATAGAAGTGTATACATCCGATGCAATAGCGGGCTGGAAAAATTCTCTGCTTGTCGCCTCGCTAAAGGAGGGAAGAGTGGTTCGTCTAAAGCTCAATAAAAATGGCGATGGAATTAGTGGCGATACCATCAGCTACTTCAAAGGAAAAGCAAGATACAGAGATATCGCCGTTTCGCCCGATGGTAAAAATATTTATGTTGTTACAGATAGCTCCTCTGTGACGTCTGGGCCCTCAGGTGAAGATCCGGAAGGCAGTAGCTTAAGAGGGGTAGTTATACAGTTCACCTGGCAGAAAGGGGGAGCCGACCTGGATGGAATAGAAGAAAAAGCCGGGGCCGTTAATGATCAGAAATCAGCGAAGAAACTTTTGAGTGAACTGATAAAGTCGATCAAATCAATGGACGGAGGAACAGCCCGGAAGGTGATGTTCAGCCCGGAAATGAAACTTGCATTCAATCTTCTGATTAAACGTAGGTTAACACCTGAAGATATCCAACTCACTAAGAAACTGACTTCGGGACTGGTGAACAGCATAAAACAGCAGGATAATTAA
- a CDS encoding DUF5703 domain-containing protein: MVKRILILSFLLLRFAWGMAQPSELCRYNLVWNSQSKNSGESMLCGGGDIGLNVWVEKGELLFYIARSGTFDENNTLLKLGRVRVKLSPNPFEGGEFRQELVLKDGNVRISGKKGGLSADVRVWVDVFHPVIHVDVSGNKPLVAEASFESWRYTDRFPKGKENNANSWKWAPKGIVTTREDEIAFEKDKVLFYHHNTDSTVFDAAVIQQGMDKVKDQLYNPVKNLLFGGILYGHNMKEAGTSAGKYLDTDFRRWTIKSKKPAVSHDLFIALNTEQTKDTSQWRKKLATLLQSAIENTKSDYVKSTAWWNQYWDRSYICIQPSASGASSDEWKIGRNYQLFRYMLGCNAFGQWPTKFNGGLFTYDPSLTDSALKFTPDFRNWGGGTHTAQNQRLVYWPMLKSGDFDLMKPQFEFYMRALKNAELRSQVYWGHKGACFTEQLENFGLPNPAEYNWKRPEWYDKGMEYNAWLEYEWDTVLEFCLMMLEEERYTGRDITVYIPFIESCLTFFNEHYQYLAKMRGSKMLDGNGHLVFYPGSGAETYKMAYNASSTISGLRIILSRLLELPEKYLDEQKRQQWALMLNRVPPLSFRESDGHPTIAPAKLWARVNNTETAQLYPVFPWGIYGIGKPGLDTAINTYRYDADALKFRSHIGWKQDNIFAARLGLTEEASRLTLLKLGDSGRRFPAFWGPGYDWTPDHNWGGSGMIGLQEMLMQTSGRKIHLLPAWPKTWDVHFKLRAPYETTVEAVVIKGKIVSLNVIPSSRAKDVEVIIR, from the coding sequence ATGGTCAAAAGAATCCTCATATTATCTTTTTTGCTTCTCCGGTTTGCCTGGGGAATGGCTCAGCCTTCGGAATTATGCCGTTATAATCTGGTATGGAATAGCCAAAGTAAAAATTCAGGCGAGTCGATGCTCTGTGGTGGTGGAGATATTGGTCTGAATGTTTGGGTTGAAAAAGGAGAGCTTCTGTTCTACATTGCCAGGAGCGGAACATTCGATGAGAATAATACCCTGCTGAAGCTGGGTAGGGTGAGAGTGAAACTCAGTCCTAATCCCTTTGAAGGGGGGGAGTTCAGACAGGAATTGGTGTTGAAGGATGGAAATGTCAGAATTTCAGGAAAAAAGGGAGGGTTGTCGGCAGATGTCAGAGTATGGGTAGATGTATTTCATCCCGTTATTCATGTTGATGTTTCGGGAAACAAGCCTCTCGTGGCAGAAGCGTCGTTTGAAAGCTGGAGATATACGGACAGATTTCCAAAAGGGAAGGAAAATAACGCCAATTCCTGGAAATGGGCACCAAAAGGAATCGTGACTACGCGGGAAGACGAAATTGCGTTTGAAAAAGACAAGGTACTGTTTTATCATCACAATACAGATTCAACAGTGTTTGATGCCGCGGTTATTCAGCAGGGAATGGATAAAGTGAAGGATCAGCTATATAACCCGGTTAAAAACCTGCTTTTCGGAGGCATTCTTTATGGGCATAACATGAAAGAGGCCGGAACATCTGCCGGAAAATACCTTGATACCGATTTCAGAAGATGGACAATAAAAAGTAAAAAGCCTGCTGTCAGCCATGACCTTTTCATTGCTTTAAATACCGAACAGACTAAGGATACAAGCCAGTGGCGAAAAAAACTGGCCACACTTCTTCAATCTGCTATTGAAAATACAAAAAGTGATTATGTAAAGAGTACCGCCTGGTGGAACCAGTATTGGGACAGAAGCTACATTTGCATTCAGCCTTCTGCCTCCGGCGCTTCTTCAGATGAATGGAAGATCGGTAGAAACTATCAGCTATTCAGGTATATGCTTGGGTGCAACGCATTCGGACAATGGCCTACAAAATTTAATGGAGGCCTCTTTACGTACGACCCTTCATTGACCGATTCAGCACTTAAGTTTACTCCCGACTTTAGAAATTGGGGTGGAGGCACGCATACTGCGCAAAATCAACGACTCGTATACTGGCCAATGCTAAAAAGCGGCGACTTCGACCTGATGAAGCCGCAGTTTGAATTTTACATGAGGGCCTTGAAAAATGCGGAACTGAGAAGCCAGGTATATTGGGGACACAAGGGCGCCTGCTTTACGGAGCAACTGGAAAACTTTGGCCTTCCTAATCCGGCTGAGTATAACTGGAAGCGTCCGGAATGGTATGATAAAGGAATGGAGTATAATGCCTGGCTCGAATATGAATGGGATACGGTACTTGAGTTTTGTTTGATGATGCTCGAAGAGGAGAGATATACAGGGCGCGACATTACCGTGTATATCCCGTTTATTGAGAGCTGTCTGACCTTCTTTAACGAGCATTACCAGTATCTGGCTAAAATGAGGGGCAGCAAAATGCTGGACGGAAATGGACATCTCGTTTTCTATCCGGGTTCAGGAGCGGAGACCTACAAGATGGCATATAACGCGTCGTCCACCATTTCCGGGCTAAGAATTATTTTATCCCGATTGCTTGAACTGCCGGAAAAATATTTGGATGAGCAGAAGCGTCAGCAATGGGCCCTTATGCTGAACCGCGTTCCTCCTCTCAGTTTTCGTGAGTCAGACGGACACCCCACAATAGCACCGGCTAAATTATGGGCGAGGGTGAATAACACCGAAACCGCGCAGCTCTATCCTGTTTTCCCCTGGGGAATTTATGGAATAGGAAAACCGGGTTTGGATACCGCAATTAATACGTACAGATATGATGCAGATGCTTTAAAGTTCAGAAGCCATATTGGTTGGAAACAGGACAATATATTTGCAGCCAGATTAGGATTAACAGAAGAGGCCTCACGACTTACCTTGTTAAAGCTTGGAGATTCGGGCCGGCGCTTTCCTGCTTTCTGGGGACCGGGATACGACTGGACTCCAGACCATAATTGGGGTGGTTCCGGAATGATAGGACTTCAGGAAATGCTTATGCAAACCAGCGGCAGGAAAATTCATCTGCTTCCCGCTTGGCCCAAAACTTGGGATGTTCACTTTAAGCTGCGTGCGCCGTATGAGACTACTGTTGAAGCTGTTGTTATAAAAGGTAAAATCGTTTCGCTGAATGTAATACCGTCCAGCAGGGCAAAAGACGTTGAAGTAATAATCAGATAA
- a CDS encoding sialate O-acetylesterase: MSKTTYTFLFLFCASFCLKAQVKLPSIFTDNMVLQQQSQVPVWGWAKEGSAVNVVTSWDGKSYSVKADKAGKWKAIVSTPSAGGPYELTISDGTPLKLNNILIGEVWLCTGQSNMEMPLKGFKGQPIIGSNDAILKSRNKNLRIYTVPRSSQKEPQANSKPSPWKIASPETVANFSATGYFFGRLLNEMLDVPVGLINVSYGGSTIEAWMDPEVLKSFPEIKIPGKSDSIKVVNRTPTTLFNGMLHPVIGYGIKGCIWYQGESNYERPDQYEGLLPSMVKRWRTLWSQGDFPFYYVQIAPYNYSQLPPFNYGGKFNSAYLRDAQRKSAAKIPNSGMAVVLDIGEENSIHPARKEEGGKRLALLALGKTYGLQGFGFASPEYESLTINGSVAVLKFVNATNGLTSFGKEITNFEVAGKDKIFYPAKAAINGSTVSVSSPMVKDPVAVRYAFKDFVVGDLFGTDGLPAASFRTDEW; encoded by the coding sequence ATGTCAAAAACAACATACACATTTCTATTTTTATTCTGCGCTTCGTTTTGTCTGAAAGCGCAGGTTAAGCTTCCGTCGATATTTACGGATAACATGGTATTACAGCAGCAGTCACAGGTACCTGTATGGGGCTGGGCTAAGGAGGGAAGCGCTGTTAATGTAGTGACGTCATGGGACGGGAAAAGCTATTCGGTTAAGGCTGATAAGGCCGGGAAATGGAAGGCGATCGTTTCTACGCCGTCTGCAGGTGGTCCGTACGAACTGACGATAAGTGATGGCACTCCCCTTAAGCTGAACAACATCCTGATCGGCGAGGTTTGGCTCTGTACGGGACAGTCGAACATGGAAATGCCCTTGAAAGGATTTAAGGGACAACCCATAATCGGTTCAAACGACGCGATATTGAAGTCACGGAACAAGAATCTGAGGATTTACACCGTACCGCGTTCCTCTCAGAAGGAGCCTCAGGCAAACAGCAAACCCTCACCCTGGAAAATAGCAAGCCCTGAGACCGTAGCAAATTTCAGCGCAACGGGGTATTTCTTTGGCCGTTTGCTGAATGAGATGCTCGACGTTCCTGTCGGTCTGATTAACGTGAGCTATGGTGGCTCTACGATTGAGGCATGGATGGATCCTGAAGTATTAAAGTCGTTCCCTGAGATTAAAATTCCCGGGAAGAGCGATTCAATAAAAGTGGTGAACCGTACACCGACTACTCTTTTTAATGGGATGCTTCACCCGGTTATCGGATATGGCATTAAGGGTTGTATCTGGTACCAGGGCGAATCAAATTACGAAAGGCCGGACCAGTATGAGGGTCTTCTCCCTTCAATGGTAAAAAGATGGCGGACCTTGTGGAGTCAGGGCGATTTCCCCTTCTATTATGTTCAGATAGCGCCCTATAACTATTCACAACTTCCCCCTTTTAACTATGGCGGCAAGTTTAATTCTGCATATCTTAGAGATGCTCAACGCAAGTCAGCCGCGAAAATCCCTAACTCGGGAATGGCGGTTGTGCTGGATATCGGCGAAGAGAACTCCATACATCCTGCCCGCAAAGAGGAAGGAGGCAAGCGTCTTGCCTTGCTAGCCCTGGGGAAAACTTACGGATTGCAGGGCTTTGGATTTGCCAGCCCTGAATACGAATCGCTGACAATAAATGGAAGTGTTGCCGTTCTTAAATTTGTAAACGCAACTAACGGGCTTACTTCTTTTGGAAAAGAGATAACCAACTTCGAAGTTGCCGGCAAGGATAAAATATTCTATCCTGCGAAAGCAGCCATCAACGGAAGCACAGTCTCGGTATCTTCGCCAATGGTAAAGGACCCTGTTGCCGTTCGCTATGCTTTTAAGGATTTTGTTGTCGGTGACCTGTTTGGTACTGACGGACTTCCGGCTGCATCTTTCAGAACTGACGAATGGTGA
- a CDS encoding aceric acid hydrolase, whose amino-acid sequence MNRIMRDKLKTAFMLAALSAGMMMLTANSSFGQDKSLVNTTSSPYAKLRNVNMGDVKMTSGFWAERMKVCQDSMIPYMWNLYKDPEVAHAFRNFEIAAGLKEGKNAGPPFHDGDFYKLIEALSAMYAVTKDPKLDKYIDEVIPVIAKCQRADGYIHTPTMIEERNSAGKAAEFKDRLHFETYNMGHLMTAACVHYRATGKTSLLTIAKKATDYLYNFYKTSSPELARNAICPSHYMGVVEMYRTTKDARYLELSKSLIDIRGLVENGTDDNQDRIPFRKQTKAMGHAVRANYLYAGVADVYAETGDTSLLHRLDLMWNDVTQRKMYITGACGALYDGVSPDGTSYEPTDVQKIHQAYGRDYQLPNFTAHGETCANIGNMLWNWRMLALSGDAKYADIAELTLYNSILSGISLNGTKFLYTNPLSYSDELPFKQRWSKDRVGYIALSNCCPPNVVRTIAEVNNYLYSVSDKGLWFNLYGGSKLSAKLNDGSVVKLTQETAYPWDGNIRISFESTPSKPFAVMMRIPGWCKGASLKINGKDQQDELTAGTYATITRKWKKGDIIELILPMNAVLVESNPLVEETRNQVAVKRGPVVYCLEAKDLPENVNMFDVAVPSNAAFTPKEVTVSNSNLIALEGEGFVTGKKDWNNKLYREISQDKPERVKIRLVPYYAWGNRGHTDMEVWMPVR is encoded by the coding sequence ATGAACAGAATAATGCGTGATAAATTGAAGACAGCCTTTATGCTGGCGGCCTTATCTGCCGGGATGATGATGCTGACTGCAAATAGCAGCTTTGGGCAGGATAAAAGCCTCGTAAATACAACATCCAGTCCCTATGCAAAGCTCAGGAACGTAAACATGGGCGATGTTAAGATGACCAGTGGTTTTTGGGCGGAGAGAATGAAAGTATGCCAGGATTCTATGATCCCTTATATGTGGAATTTATATAAGGACCCTGAGGTAGCTCATGCCTTCCGCAACTTTGAGATAGCAGCAGGGCTGAAGGAAGGAAAGAATGCAGGGCCTCCATTTCATGATGGCGACTTTTATAAATTGATTGAGGCGCTTAGCGCAATGTACGCTGTTACGAAAGACCCGAAGCTTGACAAGTACATTGATGAGGTGATCCCCGTGATTGCCAAATGCCAGAGAGCCGACGGATACATCCATACGCCAACTATGATTGAAGAACGAAACTCTGCAGGAAAGGCGGCTGAGTTTAAAGACAGGCTGCATTTTGAGACCTATAACATGGGTCACCTGATGACTGCAGCGTGTGTTCATTACCGGGCTACCGGAAAAACTTCTTTATTGACTATTGCAAAGAAAGCAACCGACTATTTGTATAATTTCTACAAAACATCGTCTCCTGAGCTGGCGCGTAATGCCATTTGTCCTTCTCATTACATGGGAGTGGTTGAAATGTACCGTACGACGAAGGATGCCCGGTATCTTGAGCTTTCAAAAAGTTTAATCGATATCAGGGGATTGGTTGAGAACGGAACGGACGATAATCAGGACCGGATCCCGTTCAGAAAACAAACTAAGGCAATGGGCCATGCTGTTCGTGCGAATTATCTATATGCAGGAGTGGCAGACGTATATGCTGAAACGGGGGATACCAGTTTGCTCCATCGGCTCGACCTGATGTGGAATGACGTAACCCAGCGTAAGATGTACATTACGGGGGCCTGTGGCGCTTTATATGATGGTGTGTCTCCTGACGGCACCTCTTACGAGCCGACAGATGTTCAGAAGATCCACCAGGCATACGGACGGGATTACCAACTGCCGAATTTTACGGCCCACGGCGAGACCTGCGCGAACATCGGGAACATGCTGTGGAACTGGAGGATGCTGGCTCTCTCCGGCGATGCCAAATATGCCGACATTGCTGAACTGACGCTTTATAACAGTATCTTATCGGGCATCAGTTTAAATGGAACTAAGTTTTTATACACCAACCCGCTTAGCTATTCGGATGAACTTCCGTTTAAACAACGCTGGTCGAAAGACCGGGTGGGATACATTGCACTCTCTAACTGCTGTCCGCCCAATGTCGTCAGAACGATAGCTGAAGTGAATAATTACCTGTATAGTGTATCTGACAAAGGCCTGTGGTTTAACTTGTATGGAGGAAGCAAACTATCTGCAAAGCTGAATGATGGCTCGGTAGTTAAGCTGACACAGGAAACAGCTTATCCCTGGGACGGAAATATCAGGATAAGCTTCGAATCGACACCATCGAAACCATTTGCTGTGATGATGCGTATTCCAGGGTGGTGCAAAGGAGCAAGCTTAAAAATTAATGGAAAGGATCAGCAGGATGAACTTACCGCCGGTACGTACGCTACTATTACGAGGAAATGGAAAAAAGGCGACATTATCGAGCTTATTCTTCCAATGAATGCGGTTCTTGTTGAATCTAATCCTCTGGTAGAAGAAACTCGTAACCAGGTGGCCGTTAAACGGGGACCTGTAGTATATTGCCTCGAAGCAAAAGATCTTCCCGAGAACGTCAATATGTTTGATGTGGCCGTTCCTTCAAACGCTGCCTTTACCCCGAAAGAAGTAACTGTCAGCAACAGCAATTTGATAGCCCTTGAAGGAGAAGGATTTGTTACCGGCAAAAAGGACTGGAACAATAAATTATACCGCGAAATATCGCAGGATAAACCAGAGCGGGTAAAGATCCGCCTTGTGCCTTACTACGCCTGGGGTAACCGGGGCCATACGGATATGGAAGTCTGGATGCCAGTGAGGTAA